In the Primulina eburnea isolate SZY01 chromosome 15, ASM2296580v1, whole genome shotgun sequence genome, CATAATTGAAATTTGAGACCGTTAGTTTCACCCTCCAATGGTTAACATAAATGTTCATAATATGCCAGTGAACCCGAAGCGGACACATGTGGTCGGTGCAGTGGATCAGATTAATGTCCAGCAAATTCGATGGAAATACACCTTCACTAATCAGGGACATATGTAGAGACTGTTTAGTTTAAAACAGTACAAATATGACCGAAAGCAAACGAACATGACACATAATTTACATGATTCGGCTATAAGGCTAATAGGGCTACATCAACTATACCTTATCCAGATAGACGAAAAATCTCTTAttgcatttttttaaattttaaaatacatttctCATCCCTTTAGATAGAGGAAAATATCTCTTAAAACTGAATCAAAATAAACTCGTAGCAAATATGCatgataatattaaaatatcaaatgtAATTCTAAAATATATCTTAATCAGAAATGCaattttgaagaaggggaggtaTGCTTCATATATTATTACAACAACACACCTTATACATGATGTTGTAAGCGGGTCAGCCACTCGACACCCACAGCTGCATGACGGACATGATGTGATGGTGGGATTGTAAAATGTTGAAAGTGAAACACAGCAAATTGGTGTTTTGCTCGCAATATAACTGGAGTATGTGCAGGTTGATATCCATGTTCCTGTAAAATGAGAATATATACTGTTGGACAAGTCCTAGCGTATGAATGAGCTTAGTTTCCTCCAATTGTCTGAATAGTGAAAAGTAGATAAAATAGGCCTAATATGTTAAGTCGGTAAACTTTTTGGTTTAGTGATAGGCAAAGTTGGATCACACTCATTCTACCATTCATGTTATAATTAAAACACTTACTCGAGACTTGCTCTTCTCGTCTGCCTCCAATGACTGAATATACTGTGGGACTGGAGTCCATGACTGGGCCACAAGTGTAACCTGGTCCTGGGGCAGCTAAGGTCAAATTCAAAGGCTTGTATCCAGTGCAATTCTCCTCCACATTACCAACCGTAACTTCAAAAGATGAGTAAGATGCAGAAGGGTTAATAAACCAGGAAGAAAGAATGCCACCTCGACAACAGCCATCAGAACGGTTTTGTGCTGTTGCATCTGACATCAAATCGACTATTACAGGATCTGGTTTGCAAGAATGTGGCACATGGTATTTGAAGGACGAACAGTTTCCTTGTTGGATGGCAAAAGCACCAGCCATCGACCAAATAACCTCGTTTTTCGCCCACGTCCACCCAAGCTTCCAACCTGGTTCCTCCACATGACAATACCTATAGTTATTCTGGATGGTTACTCTGGCCTGAAATTACAaagagaataattttttttggaaaagtAACAGACTTTAAACTCACATAATTTAGAATTGCAAGAATGACTAACCACATAGCCATCGTGTGTGTACTTAAGTGTGTCAAAGGTGACAGTAAAATTTCCATTTGGATCCAATGGGTCATAGCAATCTGCAGTGTGAAAATTTCAGGTGAGAAAATAAAAAGTTAATCCTCCAGAGCTCAGAATTTGAGAAAGGCAGATTGCGATGACAAGAAGGTAGCATGCCTGAAAGTCTGCAAATTATAACTAAtggtagtaactgaaaataacgCCATATATGCGAAGTGATTGTATTCATTTCCGTTTTTGCAATTGAGTAATATGAATCTTCAAGAGCTATAGGCTTGAGATAGAAAATGCTCTAAACCTAAAAGGATTGTCCATCTAGGCAAGAGATTTTTTTCTGTACCATGGTAACTTGGAAGATGGAAAATGGAATACTAGAAGAATCATCGAAAAcaccaaataaataataacgGACAAAATGAaggcataaatcataaaataccaAACAGTTATACATGGTAGATTCTCCTAAGATGTTTGTACACTAAGcaacaaaacataaataattggCAGACTTTTGTTGTCTTTTCCACCATCAGCTCAGTGAAACTTGACGTGGATATCAAGGCATGTCATAATTGTCTACAAATTATACAGATAAACCAACAAGTAGCATATAAAAGTTCCCAGAAACTAGTAGGAATTTACATAGTCACAGCCAGAAAGAAATCTCATGCTACATCTTTTGCTACTTGATTCCCAAGATCTATGTCCTAAGCTGAAAATTCCACCACCGCGTGCCGGCAACAATTCAAGTCTCGATAACTAAATGGT is a window encoding:
- the LOC140814405 gene encoding COBRA-like protein 1, coding for MEFDEGDDDYCYDPLDPNGNFTVTFDTLKYTHDGYVARVTIQNNYRYCHVEEPGWKLGWTWAKNEVIWSMAGAFAIQQGNCSSFKYHVPHSCKPDPVIVDLMSDATAQNRSDGCCRGGILSSWFINPSASYSSFEVTVGNVEENCTGYKPLNLTLAAPGPGYTCGPVMDSSPTVYSVIGGRREEQVSRTWISTCTYSSYIASKTPICCVSLSTFYNPTITSCPSCSCGCRVADPLTTSCISEGVFPSNLLDINLIHCTDHMCPLRVHWHIMNIYVNHWRVKLTVSNFNYGKNYLDWNVLVQHPGFGQPSTAFSFNSTIVPTVGVPEDIALLWGKAFHNTNLLKADKGEVGSVTTEILLQKDSSSFTLSNGWGFPRAIYFNGDNCRMPLPDTFPMLPNSSLNRRTSSFQCFLMLSFYLLYRVFSVF